One segment of Arthrobacter sp. MMS18-M83 DNA contains the following:
- a CDS encoding class I SAM-dependent methyltransferase, giving the protein MTAIEDMDRPDCELDRLNRSYARFPLVNAVVSGWRDTYESLIRPLLTTAAPTTVLDIGCGGGDVARSLARRAAAEGFQLEVTGIDPDERAFHFANSAPPVEGVRYRKAFSSELVSEGLRFDVVISNHVLHHLTPLELASFLRDSEQLCRRIALHNDLRRSRLAYSLFWAGAWPLGLGSYIHGDGLTSIRRSYTMPELRAATPPAWTVEGSGLWHNLLIYRPGEAPHV; this is encoded by the coding sequence GTGACCGCCATTGAGGACATGGACCGCCCCGATTGCGAGCTCGACCGGCTCAACCGCAGTTACGCGCGGTTTCCGCTCGTCAACGCCGTGGTGTCTGGCTGGCGGGATACGTACGAGTCCCTGATCAGGCCATTACTCACGACGGCGGCGCCAACCACGGTCCTCGACATCGGCTGCGGCGGTGGCGACGTCGCCCGAAGCCTCGCGCGCCGGGCCGCCGCGGAGGGATTCCAGCTCGAGGTCACCGGAATCGATCCGGACGAGCGTGCATTCCATTTCGCGAACTCCGCGCCGCCAGTCGAGGGCGTGAGATATCGGAAGGCCTTCAGCTCGGAGCTCGTGTCAGAGGGGCTCCGATTCGACGTCGTCATCTCCAACCACGTACTGCACCACTTGACGCCCCTCGAACTCGCTTCGTTCCTTCGAGACTCAGAACAGCTGTGCCGCCGCATTGCCCTTCACAACGACCTAAGGCGCAGTCGCCTCGCCTACTCTCTGTTCTGGGCGGGCGCCTGGCCGCTCGGGCTCGGCTCCTATATCCACGGCGACGGACTCACGTCCATCAGGCGCAGCTATACGATGCCGGAATTGCGTGCCGCCACTCCCCCGGCTTGGACGGTGGAAGGCAGCGGCCTGTGGCACAACCTGCTGATTTACCGACCCGGTGAGGCTCCGCATGTTTGA
- a CDS encoding type III polyketide synthase, with translation MPVYVRSLETAVPPTVLVQPQARDVFASQPGLTRLGSRLVRTCFDSAAIDTRFTAVAELTLDNHAENPSFYDPDSGRVLSPSTKVRNEIFAVEATKLFIEAAKAAVGKCPDIDLLDITHVITVSCTGFFNPGPDYKVVRALGLSPAVQRYHLGFMGCYAAFPALRAARQFCQADPSAVVLVICVELCSLHVRTSNDPDTIMGSAIFADGAAAAVVTSREPEGPDPVIRLDHFETVLTPVGEEAMAWNIGDEGFEMVLGTYVPHIIEEHITGALEPLLARDPSLAGLPYRDITHWAIHPGGRSILDKVESKLELTEEQMIPAREVLRNYGNMSSATVLFVLKHILGQTPAQREERICSMAFGPGLTVETGLFTRVSPAL, from the coding sequence ATGCCGGTCTACGTGAGGTCTCTGGAAACTGCCGTACCGCCCACAGTGCTTGTACAGCCACAAGCACGCGACGTCTTTGCATCCCAACCCGGCCTGACGCGACTCGGATCCCGACTCGTGCGAACGTGCTTCGATTCAGCTGCCATTGACACCCGGTTCACCGCCGTTGCTGAACTAACCCTTGATAACCATGCCGAGAACCCGTCATTCTACGACCCTGACTCAGGCCGGGTTCTGAGCCCCAGCACCAAGGTCCGCAACGAGATTTTTGCTGTCGAGGCTACCAAACTGTTCATAGAGGCCGCCAAAGCCGCCGTCGGGAAATGTCCTGACATTGATTTACTTGACATAACTCATGTCATCACTGTTTCCTGTACCGGGTTCTTCAACCCCGGGCCCGACTATAAGGTGGTCCGGGCCCTTGGTCTCAGCCCGGCTGTGCAGCGTTACCACCTTGGATTCATGGGTTGCTACGCCGCGTTCCCGGCCCTCCGGGCGGCCCGGCAGTTCTGTCAGGCCGATCCCTCTGCCGTCGTCCTGGTTATCTGCGTGGAGCTTTGCTCTCTCCACGTCCGGACCTCGAATGACCCAGACACCATCATGGGATCGGCGATCTTTGCGGACGGCGCGGCCGCCGCCGTCGTGACTTCCCGTGAACCTGAGGGGCCGGACCCGGTGATCAGGCTGGACCATTTCGAGACTGTTCTGACGCCTGTGGGCGAAGAAGCCATGGCCTGGAACATTGGCGACGAAGGTTTTGAAATGGTTCTCGGCACGTACGTGCCGCACATCATCGAGGAGCACATCACCGGGGCGCTCGAACCGCTGCTTGCCCGCGACCCGTCCTTGGCCGGACTCCCCTATCGGGACATCACGCATTGGGCCATCCATCCCGGCGGCCGCAGCATTCTCGACAAAGTCGAGTCGAAGCTCGAGCTCACCGAGGAACAGATGATTCCGGCACGCGAAGTCCTTCGCAACTACGGCAACATGAGCAGCGCCACCGTGCTCTTCGTCTTGAAGCACATCCTGGGACAAACTCCGGCACAGCGGGAGGAGCGTATCTGTTCCATGGCATTCGGACCCGGCCTCACTGTGGAAACGGGGCTGTTCACCCGGGTTTCCCCAGCATTGTGA